In Onthophagus taurus isolate NC chromosome 6, IU_Otau_3.0, whole genome shotgun sequence, a genomic segment contains:
- the LOC111424717 gene encoding lysosome-associated membrane glycoprotein 2-like — protein sequence MFAMKTPILFLFLGLAAICIADTVESTVKINPEPPVTSTTNKPTTKTTTTSTTQSTSTSTTSTTTPPTTTTPTPSPKTTSTTPAPTTTPTTAAPVTTPTTAAPVTTPKPVPWEAGTWEVLNGDNTTCILLHMKGAIDLYFTDGNQTNVEQIQIPSKAAANGTCSKLEQKIVLSWMFNDTLNDTIEIVFKKNETANKFDLETINMHVFVTEKNSTQSLTFSREREEFETPVAMSYKCEKIQLLNFTDTATNETVASLMISNVQFQAFANLKDHTFASAKDCEPYETPDIVPIAVGCALIALIVFILIGYLIGRRRNQTRGYLSMFTQTKKEEDYIPMKNLSCFQ from the exons ATGTTTGCAATGAAAACTCCAATCCTGTTCCTATTTTTGGGCCTTGCAGCGATATGTATCGCCGACACAG ttgaatCAACTGTCAAGATTAACCCAGAGCCACCAGTTACATCAACAACAAATAAACCAACAACTAAAACAACAACAACGTCCACAACTCAATCGACTTCAACCTCTACAACTTCCACAACTACGCCACCTACTACAACAACCCCAACACCATCTCCTAAAACAACATCAACGACGCCTGCTCCAACAACAACCCCAACAACAGCAGCCCCTGTAACAACCCCAACTACAGCAGCCCCTGTAACAACACCTAAACCAGTTCCTTGGGAAGCAGGTACTTGGGAAGTACTAAATGGGGATAACACGACATGTATATTGCTGCATATGAAGGGGGCGATTGATCTTTATTTTACGGATGGTAATCAAACGAATGTAGAGCAGATTCAAATTCCAAGCAAAGCGGCTGCTAATGGAACTTGCTCCAAActtgaacaaaaaattgttttatccTGGATGTTTAATGATACGCTAAATGACACCATTGAGATTGTTTTTAAGAAGAACGAAACTGCAAACAAATTCGATTTGGAAACTATTAATATGCATGTGTTTGTTACTGAGAAAA attCAACGCAATCGTTGACGTTCAGTCGTGAAAGAGAAGAATTTGAAACTCCGGTCGCGATGTCttataaatgtgaaaaaattCAATTGTTAAATTTCACTGATACGGCAACCAATGAAACTGTAGCTTCTTTGATGATTAGTAACGTACAGTTTCAAGCTTTTGCTAATCTTAAAGATCATACATTTGCATcag caaaGGATTGTGAACCATACGAAACTCCAGATATAGTTCCAATTGCAGTTGGATGTGCCTTGATAGCATTGATAGTATTCATTTTAATTGGATATTTGATTGGAAGAAGGAGAAATCAAACCCGCGGTTATTTATCAAT gtttacacaaacaaaaaaagaagaagactACATACCGATGAAAAATCTTTCTTGCTTTCaataa
- the LOC111424735 gene encoding COP9 signalosome complex subunit 9 → MKPALVADEMFPEGAGPYMDLEEAGGSTGLLMDLAANEKAVHSDFFNDFEDLYDDEDLS, encoded by the exons ATGAAGCCAGCACTTGTAGCTGATGAAATGTTCCCCGAAGGAGCTGGGCCATACATGGATTTAGAAGAG GCCGGAGGATCAACAGGTTTATTAATGGATTTAGCAGCTAATGAAAAAGCTGTCCATTCTGATTTCTTCAACG ATTTTGAAGATTTGTACGATGACGAAGATTTAAGTTAA